The Nicotiana tabacum cultivar K326 chromosome 1, ASM71507v2, whole genome shotgun sequence genome segment CTGGTGTATATCCATTTAACAGAAACCCCATCGCACTCACCCCCTCCCCCTTGCTCTAAAAgcaaaataagaaaattataatGAAAGTAGGAGgaaagttggaaaatgaaagcagcgagagagagagggagatgCCTTATCTCAATTCTTTCTCCcgttttttttatttctcacaGCACTAATGACATGTTTATGCTGATGATTTTGCTCCGAAATTTCTTTCCTTATGCTTGATTCTGAATAACTAATTCCTTGTTTCTTTCATTTGCCTTAAAATTTATTCTGTAGACATAGCCTTTTAGATTTTCCTTGGAACTTATGATGGGCTCTCTCTTAAATCTTCATCAGTTCAAAATTTTATACCGACCAAGGGGTGTAGTTGTCAATAAAATTTAACATGAAAGTAAATGAAGAGAGAAGAAAATTGAAGTAAATACAAATCAAATAATGGTCCTAAGGACTAGAGTTGCAGTTTAAGCTTTAAAGAATGGTCCAACCAATTATTTCAAGCGAAACGTACAGAGTCATGAACTTAGTCATCAAAATTTGAACAACCTGGAAAAGAAAATTAGTTAAATCTAGTTTGCCCCTTCAGATTTATGTGCCACTGCCTTCCGAGTTTCATGACAAAATATCATGAGTTTGGTAATGGATCTCTAACCGCACCACCAGCACGCACAATAACCAGGGAAAAAACTATCATTAGGAAAAGGTGTGACTAGTACTGTATTAGTCTTTGCTTTATGCATGCCTTTCAATTAAGGTTTCGTCCAAAAAAAGAATAAGGTTTTCTTTGGTCCAACTATGTATAAGCTCAGTTTAACTGATCCTCAGCAATTTGAAGGCTTTCTTGATAATGCACCGTAATCTTGCTTTTCAGGGTTGAATATTAGCCCGAGGGAGCTTGCCTTACTGTGCCAAAAGGTATTATTTCTCTAGGGCTTCCAATGGATGATTTTTATCTTCCAAATGTTTGACGTTCAATAGTAGTTCAGCATTTGATTTGGCAGTCTTTCAATAATAGGTAGAAAATCATGTAGTTGGAGCGCCATGTGGTGTAATGGATCAGATGACTTCTGCATGTGGTGAAGCCAACAAACTTCTTGCAATGGTTTGTCAGGTACTGTCCCAATAATTGGACAAAATTTAACTGCATTGATGTTTAGCGAAAATGACTAAGATTGTTCCCATTTATTGCAGCCCGCCGAGGTGCTAGGTCTAGTGGATATTCCGGGTCATATAAGAGTATGGGGGATTGATTCAGGAATAAGGCACAGGTATCAGTTCTAATATTTTCTGTACCTTATTTTTCCTGTTTAGAAGAAAAATAACCCTGTTTATCTAGCTTCAGGGATCTGAGTTAATGGATGACCAGCTTACGTGCTTTGAACTTTTCTGCAGAAGCTGATTTAATTTGAGCTCATGCAGATCACTTGCGTTAAAGAAAGATGCATGCTCCATTCAACTTTATTGTCAAAATTTCTGAACTCCCCAAAATTGGTTCCGTGTATCTGTTTTGGTTAAAGCTCTTCATGATTATCATGATTGAGATGGGTGATAGTCATTAAGTTTCAGAAAGAAAACCAAATCAGTTGGAGAATAGAAGACCAGTTAGTCCAACTTTGTCGTCAAAACATTAGGAAAATGCTGCATCTGTGAACAATAAGAGGGAAAAGATGATGAAACAACTGGATTTGAACTGATATGAGAATTATAgtagaaaggaaagaaaaataaaataagcaaTTCCTCCAGAGGATACCAACTCTCTCAATCTCACAGTACATTATTATCTCTTTTttatatttgagaaaattgaatcATCAAGCTGCCACAGCTCTAGAAAACTTTTACATCTTTAGGAGTGCCTTCAGAATACTGAATCAGTCCAAatgcaagtcacataagcataacATAAAATTagtaggaaaagaaaaacaaatcttCACTATGGCTGCTTTTGATGGTAAAAATTTTGAGGAAAATCTGTTCTGCTTCAAGAATAGCTACAAGAGAACATATAGATACTAAATGTAATGACTAGTTAGTAACTCTATCTTAAGCTTCATTGATTTTTATTCATTTGAGTCACTTTATGTTGTGTTGATGTACAAAACATAAATATACGCTCTTCTCCTTCTCCGTCCGCTGTGCAGTGTTGGAGGTGCAGATTATGGATCAGTGAGGATTGGTGCCTTTATGGGCCGAGAAATTGTAAAGTCTATTGCATCAAAGCTATTGTCACAGTCCTTGTCTACCAACGGCAATCACCCTGATGAATCAGAGGAAGATGGTGTCGAATTACTTGAAGCTGAAGCTTCATTAGATTACTTATGCAACCTTTCACCTCATAGGTAAAAGCATGACATGAAGATTAAGTAgagcattttttcattttcattctgATTGTTATTGCTTCTTTCTCTATCAATGCATGTGATCTCTCCTCTTCTCCCTGTTTTCCTCTGCGCTGTTgggtttttttcacttttttctgtAATCGGCGATTGTTCGTtcttgaaaatgtattttgaaattttttgaaaatttaaaaaacttcagaaagtttgtttttcaaaatttttactcacaaaacttcaaaaacaacccaaaattatatttatgtccaaacataaCTATAAATTTCAAATAACTTTTTTCCTCTGACCTCAGCAATGAATTAGTTCAGCCTTCAACTatggtgaaaaagaaaagatagattATTGACACAAATAACAATAAGAACGTCACATATTGGGGCAAGCCTGCTTGGCTTGGTTGTGGCTGTTACAATCGTATCTATGGTTGTAATAATTCATAAATGGTATTGCTATTGTAGATACGAGGCTATGTACGCCAAGATGCTTCCTGAATCTATACTTGGTGAGTCATTTGCTGAAAAGTACACTGACCACCGTGACCCGGTAACGACAATTGACAAGGCGCGTAATTATGGGGTCAGAGCAGCTGCCAGACACCCTATTTACGAGAACTTCCGTGTGAAGGTTTGTTTTCTTGAAGTGATCAATTTTTAGTTCgcatatttaaaactaattttctCCGTTATATCCTAATCTACAGTTTTACTATTTATTTCTTCTAATTGAATGTCTTTAGATGGTATCTGAGTGATGATTTGAAAAATTGATGACAGGCCTTTAAAGCACTGCTAACATCTGCGACTTCAGATGATCAACTGAATGCTCTTGGAGAATTATTGTATCAGGTATCTCGATGTATTTCCCTTTGTGAGTTTCAGTACTCCAGTTTCAACAGGGAATGGCAAGAAGTAGCTTTTCTCTACTACTGCTTTTCGCCTTGTAGTTTCGAAAAGAAGCAATTTCGAAGGAAAAATTAGTAACCAGCACAATGTTGAAGCATAGTATACCATTAAAGCTAGACATTTTCTCAATGTAACAAAGGCTAAATCTCACGAATCACGTTTCTCAATGTAAGAAAGATTAATCTCTCTGATTAATAAGAGTCTCATTTAAGGATTGCTTGAAGTTATTCTTGGCGACAATCTTATAGCCTTAATCTCTCGAGAACCCCAGATCCTCAAATAAGCCGACAAATTGAATCTAATACAAAAAGCTTGTTCAGAACAcaactttttttttggtttatttatgATATAGAAAGACTTCCCTGTTTATTAATAGTCCCAATTTTAAAATGGGGCGAAGATGTTCTCAAAAGCTCAGATTTTTTGTACTAATCAGACGTATCTATTGTAAATTTATTTCTTACTATTGCACTTTATTTTGCAGTGCCACTACAGTTACAGTGATTGTGGACTAGGTTCGGATGGAACAAATAGGCTCGTCCAACTAGTGCAAGAAATGCAGCACAGTAAGGCATCAAAATCTGGAGAAGGGACATTGTATGGTGCTAAAATTACCGGCGGGGGTTCTGGTGGAACTGTATGTGTAATTGGTAGGAATTCACTTAAGAGCAGTGAACAAATTCTCGAGGTAATGTCCCTCTCGTTTAAAGGCTGTCGTTCTCCTATGTTGTGTTCCAAATTGCACTAACAATTAATCCATATTTTGGATCACACCTGCACTATTTCCCCAATTGAAAAGAAGTATATAATTTTCATGTTTGTTCCAGTATGGGCATTTTTAGGTATAGAACACTTGTGGTAAAGGATAGTTGGATCGCAAAAATGTATTCTATGAAAAGAAGTactatatattttcatttttttcccatGGATTTAGCAGAATAATGAGGCTGTTTCCAACTCTTTTGAATGTGCAGATACAGCGCAGATACAAAGCGGCAACAGGATATTTGCCCATTCTTTTTGAGGGCTCATCTCCTGGGGCTGGCAAGTTTGGCTATCTAAGAATTCGCCGTCGCAACCCTCCAAAGCAGAATTAGATTCTGCATTATTAGATTTCAACACCATTAGTAAAATCATATAAGAGAATACAAGTCGCTTGTAGCAAAATCACTGTGAAAGTTTGACTATATTAAAACTTCTATTCTGGACTTTCACATATATGACATGAATTTCTATCATCTTCAATAAAATGCAAATATGGTGATAAAATGATCCCTCAGAAGTAATTGTAAATTTTTATAATCTGACCTTGAACAAATTGGAATTCTTTACTTTTCTAACTTTTTCTGTAGCTTTTTTCTCTTTTACCTCAAAGTTAAATCTTATAGCCTAATTGGCCAACTTTCGGAAAGATAAAGCacttctttttcaaaaaataaaatccacctcttctttttttaaatataagACTTGAGGGGTTTCTGTTTTCACCATGAAATGAAAGCTAAAGCAACTGCAGAAGCagttttgtttttctgttgtttGAAACAAGCTATACATTGTAAATTCTTCCTAGAAGCAGAAGTTGTATTTTCTTATGCTTGGAGTTTTTATTATTACTTGTTTCTTTCGCTTTGGTTTTCGTATTGCCTTGTTAGTGTTGATGATTGTTGCTACTGCTTCAAACTAGAGAggggaaaagagagaaagaaactCAATTATGTAGAATGATTCAAACTGATCTCATTCAAAATTACATCAAGGCTGGGTAATATATTTAAGATTaaccaaagaaaagaaagcaaatgACAAGTTAGAAAAGCCAATAATTAGAACAGGAGAAATGCTACATGCGATCAATCACATGTTTATTACTATAGAATTGTGTACAGGCACGGATAACTTTTGAAATTTCTACATACATATGACAAAGGGCTATCACCCCTTACCCCACAATCAAAAGGAAAGGGCAATGGAAAACGCTACTTGTAGTACAACAGAAGCAATAGACTAAAAGTAGTTGTCCTGTCCAAATTGATTTCCTGTTTCTAAGCTTAATTATCCAGacgtttctttcttttttggggGTTGTCCGTGGGCACTCCAGGTTCATGACAAACATCAAACCGTGGACTTAGTAGGATTCATGTGCTGCCACTTTGATTAGGCTGCTCCAGTTCTTCCACAAACTCCATTGTCATTTTCAGGAAGCTTTTCTTGTGCAACTGTTCCCATTCCTTTCGAAGCATTTCCATAAGAACATAAAAGTATAAGGGCTAGCTTTTACAAAATCTTGGTTAAGAAAAGAAGCTACTGATACAAGATTTCCGATTACCTCAAAGTTCCATTCACCGTACAAATTCGGGTCACTCTGGTCAGCCCAAATATATGCTTCCACCAGTAATGTATCGGAGCTGTCCTGCAAAAAGCAAAGACATCTATAGTGAACCAGATAAGTACATTATAATTGGAAAACTGAAATCCATGCGCCTCACTAGTGTTGTGCCAAAGTGAAACTAGACATTGGAATTAAAACTGACGAGCAAAGATCCAGAAGTGCCAACAGCATCTGACATAGGCGGGAAAGCTGGATGAAGCAAACCCACTTCAGTACATTTATGCCAAGTTGCCAACCATAGCGTTCTTAATAACAACTAAAAAGCAATGGCAAAGATATCACTATGACTAGATGATCATCATACCTATGAAGTTGTATCATCAATGGTTAATAAATAGAAGACCTGCACATTAGGTTTTCTGCCTCCTAGTCAACCAAGAAAATTTTAGAAACAAAAAGATGACATGGATGAGGTAGAACTACTCAAAGGGCGCTCAACCATTCTGAGATTTCGAATAGGAAATTATACAATTGTGACTCATAAAAAACGCATGCGATGATCTTTAACACTTATatccaaaacaaaagaaattgaCAGCCTACTGTCAATGAAAACTCTGTAGCAAAAACACTACTTGATGGGGTGCTGGTGAGCACTTCAAGGGACAGTAAAGAGCATGGTATTTGTTCTAGGTGTTAGGACCTCAAGCATCTACATTTAGCTCCAAAAAGCACCCATCAATTGAATAGCTTGGTTGTTCCATTAAACCCAAAAATTTAGGAGCCATTTGGACAACATTTGGGAAAAACTTTTTGAGtaattgttttatttattttttccataaaaatcaTTTTGAGAAAAgagtttaagaaaattttaaGCTCTACAAAAGTCTCATAATGCTCTGGCGATGTGTTACTGCAATAACAAGAATGCAAATAAAGGACTACAGAAACTCTGGAACTTTGTGTATCAATACCGTCAGGGATACATCAACAGTTCTCCTTTCGTACTCAAcgtcctcaaatttatccaagataTCCAATTCAGGAACAGTGATGCCTGAAAGAACCTACATTTTGTCAAAACAAACATATCATTCAGAAGATCAGTAAGATGGTCGGATTTCATATTTTTTCGTTGAGGTCTCAATAACAAAGGATTGCAGGCAGCAGTCATTCTTTCTTCTACTTTTTAATTGCATAGTACATGCATTGGTCTGGAGTCCCTGGACCTCTATAATGGCGGTCACTCGTCAAATCTTCAATTTTAATGGACTTGGATGTATAAGCTATACTTGAGTGACCTTAAGCAGCTAGTCACTTGATGCAAATAATGCTTATACACAACGTTATTAAGAGAGCTAAATCAACAGGCTGACGATGATTCCACTTTTAACAAGAGAACTATGAAGAAAGTTGTGTCCCATAGTTCATTTCCAGAGTGAACTCGCTTTTGCTAAGCTTAAATTTCCCCAATAGCAATCAATCAATTCACTTTCGTTAACCTCAGTTGAAATTGTTACAACTATCAAACCATTGATTTCCCAGGTTATGACTGGAACCTTTGTAATAGATTTTTTTTGCAAGTCATGCATCAGATTATGTTAACATGATAGTTGAATAGCTAAGATGCTTGGAGGTAACTTTAAGAAGATAATTCAGTGATTTAGCATATCTGGAACAGCTTGCCCGTATGACAAAGTATGTACCAATATACATCGCTAATTCTGTAGGACAATAAGTGGAGAATGTCAAACAAACCTTGCCATTAACTTTCTTGTTTTCTACAGGTAGAATGGCAGGATAAACACACCCTCTGATGCTAAACCTATGGCTGAAGCAAAGCAACAGAATCAGTCCTACAAGATATTAGAAAAATCTCTCACTCTatgtaggatgcattagataaaataatgcttgcattagctttgtgtattaataataccttgtttggtagaCATTTTGAACTTATACATTAGTTATGCAAACATTAGTTATACAtcttatttggtattatcctatgcataactaatgcattgaaaaccatggtattagcaatgcaatgagttttaacgcatgcattagcttagttaaagacaaaattgtccttcaaaatttatgctggattaaaatatgctagttattatattaatgcaagtttaaataattcaaatagtgagaaataaaattatatctctagtaaataaataaatacttagcatatttccttttttataaataaatatttagttctatattacaatataggtagacaaatcaaataattttttaaaactttttcatataaaaatatttctctaacatatgtttcttttaaaaagttttaGAGTGATAGACCGGTTTTGatggtatttttgtaaacaagcAATTCTTTAAGAAATTGTgtaatgctttaatacatcaaaaccaaacaatgaataagaaatatgtcagcataactaataccagcataactaatgcaaaCATAACTAATatcagcattactaatacaccatattcagcattattcttatgcaccctaccaaacgacccctattaattaaagaaacaacGAAAGCAACGGGCAAATAGGACATTAACATACATacacaaaaattaaaattgaaaaatcCAAAATCCCAGTAACTAGCATTTGAAAAGCTACGCTATAAGTGTTTACGAACTCCCATAAAAGAACAAAAAACGATGTACGTAATAATCGTTGAAATCCACAACATGTTCAAGAATCGCAACTAAGAACATACACGTGTAGCCAGCGCTATCTTAAAGTATGACACAGTTCACATAATACGAAGCAGAATGAAACTGTGATTCTGAGACAGATGAAATTaacattaaaaatttaaaatcacAATCTTCCATTTAATTCATCTCAAAACTAGCACTATCCATATCTGAAGCATATAAACTTCATCCCATACTCCTATGTTTTTCACTCTATTAGGTTTTAATTTCTTAAGAAAAGCTAATCCCAAATATCCACTAAAAAACAATTTCAGCATCAATATTTCAATCATAAGCTAAAAGggtatataaaaataaaaggcaACATGCCACATCTATTGATGATTGTAGAACACTAACAAGTTGTGGAGAATGGCAGGACAAGAAGGTGGGACCCGTTTGAGGAGGGCACGAACGACGTCGTCAGCTAAAAGACTGCCGTAGACGAAAACATTGAACACTGATTGAGGATTAGTGGCAGACGCCATTAGCGGCTCCTCCCCTTTCCAGGGAATCAAATTTGTTTAATGGACTGTTGTTTTATGCACAACTATGTTCTCCTTACGAATGGGAGGTTTCTGATTCCCACAATGTTTGACTTTGGTTTGAATCTAGAACGTAGAtagaagtttgattttttttctttttctgagaGGGTCGGGGTGGGGTGATTGTTGCTGGACTGGTTCTTTGGTTTCAAGATTATTACTTCTAACATTGCGATTGGTAGTGCTATTAAAGATAGGCCAAATACATAACCAGCCCCTAAACTTGACGCCCAATTTCATTTAGGCATACTCTTGTTCCTATTAGACACTCCAactccaaaaaaaaattatatctaTTGAGCACCTCATGCACATGTGGCACAAAAGTGACTCTCACTTTGGAGTTGGGCGCGTGAAAAGTTttgaaagttaatttttttttctttcttattcctctttcttcttcttcttcacagaACTCCCTCTCAGACGGCTGAGCTTCTGTCCTCATCCCCATCCTCCATTTTCATTCTACTGATTTACTGTATTTTTCAGTGATTTTTCATAAATTTGTATGCATTGATTCGATGAGTGTATCTTAAAtctcttttacaaaaaaaactggAAAATATAGTGTAATGTACTCAATTGAAAAGTAGaatagaaatagaaatgggcAACAATGGAGTTTTATTGATTGCTAAATGAATACAATGATAATTCTCAACTACAACATTAGTAACTCTCAATGACAAGCAGAATGTGACTCCATTGAAGATCTTCACTTGAACCTGTAATGGAGATTCACGAATTAGAAAAGGATTAGGCTATAGAAGAAGAGAGAAGGTAGAGAaagaaagtagagagagaaagagagggaaATAGGAAAATACCGGTCAAAAACTAACTCCTAATTCCAGCCCAATTGGTTGTAACAGATTGAGGCCCAATCTGTTACACAAGGATTAATCTGGGCCCTTCATTTCTATCAGCTAACTTGTAATGGTGGCCGTCTGATCCACTTAACATGTGCATGTCTAGTGTGCACGTGCCTTTCTCTATTTACCCTAATTCCTTACTTTCCTAAATcattttcttcatcttctccgacACTCAAACCTCAGCCTTCTCAAACATTACAATACCCCTCCCATGAAACAGACTTTGTCCTCAAGGTCGATACTGAGCTACGAACACTCAGGAAATTGGCTTCGCATGTACCCCCAATCCTCCCATGTGGCTTCATTAGGGTTTAGATTAGCCCATTGAACCAGAACCTTAACCCCAACTCCATTATTGACCTTCACCATTTTCCTCTGAAGAATAGCAATCGGCTGGATCCTGACTCGTCCATCAACGTCACAAGTTGGAGGCTGCATCTGAGGGGTGATTGCTGGGCCTATTCTTCTCTTCAACTGAAAAATGTGGAACACCGGGTGAATCTGTGAGCCTAGAGGGTGTTCAATCCGGTAAGCTACTGCTCCTATACGTTGTAGAACTTTATAGGGTCCATAAAATCGAGCACTCAATTTCAAGTTTTTTCTGATAGCTACTGATGACTGTCTGTAAGGCTGTAGTTTGAgataggggtgttcatggttcggtttgggtcgGTTGTTACCTAaaaaaaaccaaaccaattaagtcggttattcaaattgtaaaaccaaaccaaatcaaattaatagaaatttttcggtttcggtttttaTCAATTTTTTATCGGTTTTTCGTTTTGTCGGTTTTTTTAAGGTATAAAAAATTTCATGAGAATCTAATGTTGAAACATAGAAAAAATAGACAAGCATGTCTACCATTGTTACTTTTCACTTATTCTGTTAGGAGAAAGAGGAGAGAGTAAAGACAACTTATGTTCATTTTAGAGATAAACTCCCAAACTATAGAAAAGAATACAgtaaaacttcccaaaaaatccaaaattctgTCACTCACTACTCAATTTTATCCCATGATAAGAAATCCAGTCGTTTCTCcaatttatgaaccaaaaacagTTAAGTTTTTCCACCACACAGTCACTAAAAACAAACACATtcctgaaaatgaaataaaacttCATTACATCAAAAAATAGTTTTTCATAAAGTAAAATAGTAACAAGAATATGATTGAAGCCAGTTGCATCATCAGATCTAATCAATGCTCAAACCATTGTCGGGATATTCTGAaagataaaaaaatgaaaatattaagcattaagtaattcacaaatataaatatattcATAATGAGTTAAATGTATAAAATTACCTTTTTCAACTAGTTCAAGTTTATGGATTTCTTCTAAATATCTTCAATGTTGAATTCTTTGGGAGTTGACCTGATCCATTGTTGAGTGCAAATTAGAGCTTCTACTGTCTTTGGTGATAAAGAACTTCGGTAGGAATCAAGAATCCTCCCACCAGTACTAAAAGCCGATTCAGATGCAACAGTAGAAATAGGAATTGCAAGAACATCTCTTGCAATCCTAGAAACAATTGGATACCTTTTACTTGCATCTTTCCACCAAGACAAGATATTAAAATCtttggccaactccaaatcatctGCCAAATACCTCTCAAGATCAGTCTTACTTCCTTCATTATCTTGCTCTTGCAAATATTTTTCCCATTGTGATTGCCATATCTCTCCAGTATCACCTTCACTCATCATACTAACTTGACCTCCCAAAATCTCATCAGAATTTTCAGCATAAGAATCTTTATAGCAATTATACAAGCGAGATAGAGTATCCATGACTTTCTCTGATCTCAAATTTCCCACAACAGAACCATAAGATTTAGCAAATATAAACTTCACATACCTCATCTTATACCGAGGATCCAACACAACAGCGACAAATAATAACATATTCATATTACCAAAATCACCCCAATATTTATCAAACTTGAGTTTCATCTTAACAACCATATCAACCAGAACTAGATCATCACCTTGAGAATTTTTGGCAATAAAGTTAAGAAGATTAAAAAGCTCatggaagaaagaatttgaagTAACATATAAAGttcctgaaaatttcaaagtcATCTGGTAGAAAATGTCAAGAAACTTTGTAAAAATTTTTACCTTCTTCCAATCATCCGCACTTGAGTGCGATATTTTTCCAATCATATCTAGACAATATTTTTGGTACTTGTGATCATCAATATACAATCTTGAAAAGGCCTTCTCAAATTTTATAGTTGTACTTAACATCATATAAGTTGAGTTCCACCTGGTTTCAACATCTAAACTCAAAAGGCCATGGCTATCAATCTTTACCTTTTCAACAATTGATTTAAAGGAAGCTAATCTTGCAGAAGAGGACTTGACATACTTCACAACATTTCTGACTCGAGAAATAGACTCAATATAATTACTTAATCCTTCTTTTACAATTAAATTCAAAATGTGAGCATTGCATCTAACATGTAGAAAGTCATTTTCCAAGACAATTCCTTTCCAATCCTCAATCCTCCCTTTCAAGTGTCTAATTGCTGCATCATTAGCAGTTGCATTATCTAGGGTCATAGTGAATAGATTTTCAATTCCCCAATCTAACAAACAAACCTCAATACCCTTTGCAATTGTTTCACCTTTATGATCTGGAACTTGAAAAAAGTTCAGAATTTTTTTTGCAAGTTCCAATTATCATCAATCCAGTGGACGGTTATAACCATGTAAGTTAGGTTTTGGAGAGATGTCCATGTATCACTAGTGAGGCATACATGCTGATTTTGAATCTGTTTTTTAagcttttctttttcctcatGATAAATTTTTAAACATTGCCTAGCAACAGTCAAACGAGAGGGTAACTCAAAATTAGGCACAACAATTGACATTAATCTTTTAAAACCTTCCCCCTCGACGACTTTAAATGGTTGTTCATCAATGATCACAAATTCAGCAATAGCCCTTTTTACTTCATTGACATTATACA includes the following:
- the LOC107764464 gene encoding AIG2-like protein D; this translates as MASATNPQSVFNVFVYGSLLADDVVRALLKRVPPSCPAILHNFHRFSIRGCVYPAILPVENKKVNGKVLSGITVPELDILDKFEDVEYERRTVDVSLTDSSDTLLVEAYIWADQSDPNLYGEWNFEEWEQLHKKSFLKMTMEFVEELEQPNQSGST